A stretch of DNA from Solea solea chromosome 11, fSolSol10.1, whole genome shotgun sequence:
TAAATGCATGCTTTTGCCCTGGTTAAAATAGACTTTCATACACGGAGAAAGTGTGCTTGTAGAAGTCATCACATGCGACGACATAAGTGAGCCTGTTTGAAacgatcattttcattttcaatcatTTATATTAGGTAGTCATGGGCCAAGTGTTGTTTGTGACAGCCTGTAAGTCTGTGCTGATGTGCAATGATACATTTTCCACATTCATGGTCAAGAGATTTCCTCTGAGAATTGTTATTTCCCCAGATTCGTATGCTCAGTATTTTTGCATTAAATTTTAATGAGCAATTTTGAGCATTTGTTCTTACTTTCATTAAAAGTACTAAAAATATAACTATGttcttttttaatgttgcaGCCCTGGCCCTGCTTGGTAAGCACTTCATAATTGTAGGGAATTGTGGTTATGAaatcacccccctcccccatgcATCCTGTCATGCTACTTCACAAAGTGGGCATATTACAGACCTAACAAAGAGACCCagggatttcaaaataaaagccagagGTCAATGATGGATGAAAAACCTACAAATGAgtaattttaaattatttacttCAAGAAAATCAAAGATATTGTCATGGCTTaagttagaaaataaaaaaattatctaAATAAAAGCAAGTAGAAAGTGTCTTTCTCCTCTTTATCTCGGTGAAGATGACAAAGTAATGTAAAGTATCATGGCATTTGcaatgtgttttataaatacagacataaacatgaatgaaaacatggagctaaatgtaaatatttttggaTACATCATATAAAAGAGTAGACTGGTTCATTAATTGGTGACAACACACCTGATCATCTGCACGTAGTGCTGATATTAAAAAGAGAAGCCGAATAAACGACCCACAAAACgaaaaaaatacacaagatgataagataagataagataagtgaTGCTGTTACACTACAGAAACTGTTTCTGAAGGAGGGaactcaaaaaaagaaatatttacattGAAAACCTGTATTTATTGCCCTGTTTATATCAAGTAAAACGTTTTCTTAAGTTGACGGTTGACTTGTATTTTGTTCCCCATGACTCTGTGAAtgttattttgacaagttatttctttgaaataaatatgtgaaattctttgaaaacaaactgCAATAACATGTTACTGTAGACTTGGCACCCTTGACACTGCTTCAAGTGTTTGAAGTtaaccagaaaactcaaaccTACAGGTCCTGTGTAATCGTAGATTGCCAAATGCATAATAGTTACAAGCAAAAGAATATTTTTAAAACCTAAAAGTACACAGAAATGTTTCATCTCTTTTGCCATGATGGGCTAAAACCTTTGTCTCTGTGATATAAACTGCAGTTTTCATAACCTATATGACGATGCTTCTTTTTTGTATGTGGATCAAACCATGTTTTGATCTCGCTTTTTAGTGCTGCCTACATCACCCCCTTCTGGCTGTATGCAGGTTGACTGGCTGGATGTAGACCATTGTTTCTCAACCCTGGTcatcagggaacactgccctgcatgttttagatactgccctgctccaacacactcgattcagctcgttatcaggcttctgcagagcttgatgacaagctgaccatttgaatcaggtgtgttggagcagggcaacatctaaaacatgcagggcagtgttccctgatgGCTGCTTCTGTCTAAGCAGGGAAATCACCCACAAATAAATGTTCTCAAAAAAACATATAAGACTCTTAATGCGTTTATCACTGATGGAATTAAATCTAATTAAGAAAAGTAATGAACTTGTGGTGTGCTTTAGCGTGTGTCCCTTGCCGGAATGAGCAGGACTTCTGGAGGTAGCTCTTGTAGAAGCTCTAGTGGCAGCAGCTTTTCTGGGGGGAACTCAGGCACTAGTGGCATGGACAGCACTGTGCTGCTGGTTTGGTCTTTGAGAGCTCTAGCTCGTGCAACTGGTCCTAAATGTGCAGTTATAGATTGTCTGGTCTGGTTTTGAATTTGTTATCAGTTCTCAAAGTACAAAGTCCGCCCTGAATCGTGTTGGATGTTTAACAATGTAAAACCTGACACTGTTATCCCGAATTGTTAACTTTGAAAAAGTAAAGAGAAGTTATATTTGTCTTGAACCTGttcacataattattattttttttttttgcgctcAGCTACAACACTGTCAGtattgtctatttatttatcaaatcaCGTTCACATCTCAGTATCTGAGAATTTAATGTcacattatgtacagtatgttttccTTTACATATGACAAAAATATAGCAAAATACAAcagtatgaaaacaaatggTTACAATTAAAATAGAGGTACACAAAGATGAGTCTTgatgaaaaacactgacataatCATTATTCTTGTGTTGTAAATTTAAACTCGTGTGATATAAAACGCAACAGAATTTGATTACAGGGGCACACCACTCACACCACTACTTCCAACAGAATAAAAGTGTATTGGTACATTGTAGCATAAGGTAAATCATTTGAACCATTATACTTCATCTTCTACAGTAGTCAgcacagaacaaaacacagctgctgtcCCTCTCAGCtattctctttctcctctgtctcttctgtctTGGCAGAACCGTTTGACTGCGTTGCTGGTTCCTCCACCATGGCGGACTTTTTCGATGTTCCTGTTGGGTTGCAGGGTTTGGAATGAAGATTAAGTGGATGAAAGGACACTTACAGCAGGACTAGCAGCAGTGCTTCAGGGTGTTGGCTGATACTGTACCTGTGAGGTAGTTTCTGTGCATTCGATGGAAAAACAGGAGACCAATAAAAAGGATAAATCCAATGCAGGCTATTATCATTCCACACAGCGGGAAGCTGTAACTGCCTTTAGTTTGAATAATCTGGGAAAGAGACAGTCACATTAAGGCTCTGGACATGATTTTAAGACTCCACTGGGCTGGTTTCTATAATTAAAATCCTATTTCATATGTGGACTGTTTTTAGAACAAGTTATGAGTGATCAGACTTACTGAGCCAACCAGAACCTGCATAACCATCTCTCCCATCCCTGCACTTGTCACCAGGACTGAGGTTGCAcatcctgcaaaaaaaaaaaaaagatggcttACTTCCTCTCCTTCATTCAGAGTCATTTctgcattgttattattgtgccCCGAAGATTTCACTATACCCTGATAGTCAAGGATGTCTTCAGTGTAAGCAAGCATACAGGGGAAGATGCTGCTGAGGAACAACCCACATAAACCGGTACcaacaaataaaaagatgttGCTGGTGTAGAAAATAAGCAGCATCAACACAATAACAATGGCCCCTGCCTGTAAGAAAGAAGAGGACAAGTtagtcttttttgtgtgtgtgtgtgtgtctcatccATAATGTGATGATGCTGTAAATGTTTCACTGGCTTTACCAGGTTGAACATGAGCAGTCGGACAGGCTGGAAACGATATGATAAAGGAATGGACAACAGACGACCAGCGGTGATGGCCGCCCAAAAGATACTGGCCAGGTAACCTGCCGTCTTATGAGGCAGTGACAAAGGTGGTGTCACAGCATAGGTGTACACAAAGCCAGCGTACGTGCCCTGAAAAGACACAAGCAAGTCGCCTCAATGTGTGCtacactcagtgtttaatttaatgaatattttacattatattacatgtcatttagcagacatgTCATTCAAAGCGCATTttaacatttgggtacaaacaagagctagaagtaagtaagaagtaagtaagtgcaaAGGCATACATTGTGTGGGACATAATttgtgacattattattattattattattattattattattattatttatccaCCCTCACTCACCACAATGCCATCGGTCATGAAGAGCACCATCCCACCGAGGACATGAATCATAAAGAAGGATACTGGCAGGCCGCGCAGGTTATCATTCCGACAGCAGCTAAAGATATCCCCATGACCTGTGACCAAGTGAAAAGTCACCAataacagactgtaaacattaaCATGGCATTTGTGggatttttgtcttattttcaaTGCACATTTTCAGAAATTCAAAGAAGGCATGTATTccttattttgaaatatctcttctttttttttttacctcctgcTTCATGTTCCTTCTGATCCACGTCTGTGGcctctgccccctgctggttctCCATTGCTAGTTCATCTTTATCTAGAAGGCGAGGAGTGCCACTGGGACAGCATGGGATGAGCTGTTCCCGATACATGAGGAACAGAACTGCGATGGGCACGGGCAGCTGATGAAGCACAAATAATATTCTGTTTGAACACTTTTGTCATTGCCTCTGAAAACAACAGACTTATACTTTTTAAATCCATGTAGACTCAGTGTCATACATTAATAAGTGCCATGATCCAGAAAGCATAGTGCACAATGGactcctcctccactccctcatgatgcaggtggctCTGATTTATGTTGTGCTCTGCAATCGGACTGTTTCTCAGCATGTTCCTGAAGTGATGCATGACCTCCGTCTCGTTCCCTGTGTGATTCCCACACCCAGTCTCTGAGAGGAAAGGATCTGCAATCAGCGGACTCACCAGAGCTCCAAACCCAATGAAAAAATGAAGCGCCTGCATATTgtagacaaagacaaaggccAGAGACATTTAGCTtgtaaaaagccaaaaaaaaaaaaagtttatttatatatactgctGGCACTGGAGTGTTTTTCACCTGTAAAAAAACAGCGGAGTCCCTCTGATAGATGGTGACCAGTTGGATGTTGGCAATGGTGTCAATAATACCCATCGCGAAACCAGACACAGCCATGGCGATAGCCAGCAGGAGAACATTATTGCACAGAGGGATGATGGCAAATATTACAGATATGACGAGAGCAGAGACAAATAAGGCAGCAAGAGCGCTGAACAACCtttaaagaaaagtaaaatagtattattattattgctccAGAAAGCTACAGGGATAAGTGTTCAGTTGTGATTTCGTCATACTTACGTCCTTTTGAAAATGCCAGCAATAGAGCTGCCAATCAACAGGCAGAACTGCTGGGCAAAGAATACCCACGTAATCTGACTCAGTGTTGAGTTTGTTTGACATTGCAAGTCCAAAATTGTTGGTCCAAGGAAAGCAATGCAGAGTCCAAAGCTGAAGAAAACACTCCAGTAGGTCAGCGTGTGATGGGCATTCCTTTTGAACAGAGTCACAATCCGCTCATCCAGAAACATCTTGGCCACAATTAAGACAGTAGTCGgcacagattttctttttctgctaaaaaaaaacagtctcacAATGTCGCAGCAGCTCAGTGGGAAAGGTTATGGATGTTTGCTGCAGTATGGTGGTTATAAGGATCTCTTTTAAAGCTTTTAGCTCACTCCTCTTTGCATTGCCTAACTAAAAAAGGATGTCCTCTTGAGTTAATGGGTGAAGTGGAGAATCTTCCAACAATAATATGTCTTTAAGAATTGTGTCAATAATTGGCAACgaaaagaaccaaaaaaaaaaacccacggtGTTGCGTCCATTTCTGTGTGAGGGCACTTTCAAACCTATCAATGTATCATTCAGGAAACGATGACACACAACTGTCTCATGGACAGGTTGTCTTCGTTCACATACGAGGACAACCCTATGGCACTCATTTACAAGAGAAGCCTGTACACTACAATCtgcatcagtgtttcccaaactttgaaCATGGGgacacactttttaaagatggcaaactaccgtgacccaaatcacaatataaatcaaatgtgtGCTTAATATAGCAACTAATACCTATAATATCTATAGcacctaatattattttgaaacgGTAAACAATTCtgcaaattattaaaaaaaataaaaataaagaatccCTCGCGACCCATCTGTGCGTCCTGCCCCAGTCTTTTGGAACCACAAATTTACACAATGTAGTgtttaatgtaaattaaaagtATAAATTATTAAATTCTATGGCCAATGTATAAAATATACTCACAACCTCTTGTGGTTTATTGTTTCTTGGCCAAGCAAGAAATCTTAAGTTACAATTCTTTGTATAGAGTTTCTCTGTGCAGCTCACAGTATGTGCTTTGTCCAGTATTGTGTCCACAAAGTTCTTGATTATTCTGTCCTCTCAGCCACTCTGGTAAAGAGGCTCTATTGATTGCAGGGTCTGGTCCACTCTGACAAACAACGAGTAAATCATCCCATGAcacaatattgcattttaaaattcaAGGTCTCACAGGCTAAAGCCTAGCTTgtagtttctcttttttctctttagtTTAATATTTGGGAGTAAGAGATAGTAGCCTAACTGTAATTGCCTTTAATTTGGTGACTTGGCCATCCGATTTAAATGACTTAAGTTTAAACGTTGCAGAGGATGGGTTTCTTTACCGACAATTCGTCAGGCAGTATCCAATTGCAATCTGATCACAGAGAACACATTTTAATTCCAGGTGTAAAGGAGGCCTATGAGGTTGACACCTGAGAGAACTGTTCCATCATGAAACTGAATTGTCATGACATTTGGTACAAATATAATGCTCTCCCACAGGATTGTATTCATTTGGGTTATCCTCTGAATTTCCAATAAACATTTTCCAGTAGTTTAGTTTAAAATCATGAGCTAAAACCAGCACAAACCTCACAAAGTCTTCAATTGTGATGTAAAATACAGATGTATAGTGATGTATTGTTCAACTAAACAGTGTGATTTGAATCAATTTGATAAAAGGCTtaaagtatatactgtataagtgtTAGTAAATATGTCTATTCTATGCTGAATCGAGGTGAATAACTTTACCCTTTGTGGCATGAATAAAAGAGAAAGAACTTAATACATAACCCCCTTAATGATTGCATATGGGAGGCAAAGCTTTACTGGTTGTGGCCAAATATGGGCTTCCGTCATAGTTGCAAAACTAAAACAGAGGCTTACTCATTTAGGCGTGAATAAAGTAATCCTGAACTCATAGTTTTGTGAAACACCAGTCATTTTATTATGTCACATATGTTGATATAAAGCTTTTGTATGT
This window harbors:
- the LOC131468692 gene encoding major facilitator superfamily domain-containing protein 4B-like, which gives rise to MFLDERIVTLFKRNAHHTLTYWSVFFSFGLCIAFLGPTILDLQCQTNSTLSQITWVFFAQQFCLLIGSSIAGIFKRTLFSALAALFVSALVISVIFAIIPLCNNVLLLAIAMAVSGFAMGIIDTIANIQLVTIYQRDSAVFLQALHFFIGFGALVSPLIADPFLSETGCGNHTGNETEVMHHFRNMLRNSPIAEHNINQSHLHHEGVEEESIVHYAFWIMALINLPVPIAVLFLMYREQLIPCCPSGTPRLLDKDELAMENQQGAEATDVDQKEHEAGGHGDIFSCCRNDNLRGLPVSFFMIHVLGGMVLFMTDGIVGTYAGFVYTYAVTPPLSLPHKTAGYLASIFWAAITAGRLLSIPLSYRFQPVRLLMFNLAGAIVIVLMLLIFYTSNIFLFVGTGLCGLFLSSIFPCMLAYTEDILDYQGCATSVLVTSAGMGEMVMQVLVGSIIQTKGSYSFPLCGMIIACIGFILFIGLLFFHRMHRNYLTGTSKKSAMVEEPATQSNGSAKTEETEEKENS